TAAACGTATAATTATTACCATCCATTCTAACTGTTTGTACAATTATTAACGCGAGAACAAACAACGAATATTCGTAGGCGAAATCATGCGTTCACGATACATAAGACGTATTTCTATGCACTACCATTTCAAAGCATTCTCGCTGAAAGATTAATTTCCATATACGCAGAGTTCTTTATCCTCTTGAGAGGATTTTTGTTAGAATTAACAACGATCTATCCGGTTTTATGAATAGTATCCGTGCAAACTGTATTTGATTCGCAGGTGCGGATAGTTTATGCGGTCGTCTAGTTGAAAAGATTAATTCTAATCATGGACCAAAACTGGTGCTGGCGCATATGCCTCTGCTAATGGTATGCCTTGAAGGATTAGGGAAATTGGCGCAAAAGTTTCCTAATATAGCTAGTACGTCTATTTATTACCTCCGGGACTTTCTTGTTGTCCCATCGCCTATACTTCACAAACTGCACCGCCAGCAATGCGAAAGAGGTAATCAAACGAATTACTCTACACTGTTTTTATTATGTATGGAATTAACAACGAAATCGTTGGTTTCAGGGAAAGATATGCACGATCCAAAACAGACTACTTCATCGATACTAACAGCGTTTGAGAAATTACGAGACGCGGCTATCGGCAATCTTTGCATTGCTCTCGAAGCAGCTCATTCTGTTAATCCagactgcgtgccggcattagTTGCCAGCGTTTCGAACAGATTATTCGCTGCTGATATATGCGACgggtattatgcttatatgtaTATTATCATTTGAATGCAACTAGACTTGCTCGATGCACAATAGTGCAACGTCTGAATGATATGCTTCGATACTTTTAGCGAATCCGACGACAAGTCGAACAGTGAATTGATCTCAAAAAACATAGTAATTATGTTAGGACACGTCGCAGTTGCATTGAAAGACACGCCAAAGACTATGCGCACAATATTCCCGTTTTTTCAACAGTTATTCTGCCGCACACCGAGTGATCTTGATTTTCTGATCGTCGATCAGTTAGGATGTATGATTATAGCGAAATGCGAGTCAAAGGTTGAGTTTCAAATATTTCTATACGTATACGCAAGTATAGAAGGTGTGATGAGGTAAAAATTCTCTTGAAATTTGCTTGCAGATCTACGAAGGGATAATGCAAATGTTCTCCATGTCGCTGGGCTCAAGCACAGCTACTTATGCCTCGAACGATGATCGCAAACAGTATTGCCACGTTTCTAAAGCAGTCACGAATGCTCTTGCGAATATAGCGGCAAATCTACAGGGCGAAACAGAGTTGGACGATTTGCTGCTTCATTTGCTTGAGCTTTTCGTTCAGCTTGGATTGGAAGGCCATCGCGGCAGCGATAAAGTCTCGAGCAACGTTACAATGACGGTAATCGAAGCTAACAATTTAAATAAGAAAAATTTATACAGTAATTGGACCTGTTCCAGTTTCATCGATCACCCCTTTTCGAATATTGATTACTATATTATCTGTTAGAAGGCAGCAAGTAGCGCAGGAAATTTGGGTGTGCTCATTCCCGTGATCGCGATATTAGTAAAACGGTTGCCACCAATTAGACATCCGCAGAAGAGGCTTCTAAAACTCTTCAAAGATTTCTGGCTTTATTGCGTCGTAATGGGTTTCGCTGGCGATCAAGCATCGAGGTTGTGGCCAGGAGAATGGTACGAAGGCGTTAAAGAAGTCTCtgttaaatcgccgtatcttaTTTCGCAAACTAGCGCACGGCTCGAGATGAGGGAATTGCAGTATACTTCAGCTGTGCGCAATGATAGCGTTTCTTTAAACGAATTACAAGAGTTGAGAACTCaaatattaaaattaagcaCTCGGTATATATTGAAGCCTCTTCAAACTTCTCTGTATGAGTTTAATTGATagttgttaaacaattgttttCATTTCTTCTTCCATTTTACAGGACTAACGACATATCGCAATATGTAACAAAATTGCAATTCGCACAGTGCACGTATTTATTGTCAGTCTATTGGCTGGAGACGTTAAGGGTGGCGAACAGTCCCGAGCCCAGTTTGCAACCGATAAtggaatatttatgcgacacagatTTGCAGAAAGATAAGAGCGGCATGTGGCAATGTATATGCTGCGTGGCTGATTCCGTCTTCGTAAAATTCAAAGATGTTATGCAGCGTAAACCAAAAGACGAGAGGCGCGAGAAAGAACTCGAGAACCATGCTCAATTCCTTCTGGTGTACtttaatcacgtacacaaacaAATTAGACGCATCGCGGATAAGTACCTTAGCGCATTGGTTGACGCGTTTCCACATCTCTTGTGGAATTGTAAAGTACTTTGGAGCATGTTAGATATATTACAGGTACGGTATCCCACCTATTCTTTCACTATGTATTTTATTGCATTTCATTATTATTTAGATGCCATTAATTATTATTCGCATAGATTTTATCCTTCTCATTACAAATTGATCCAAACGAAGAAACACCAATCCTACGAATACCTGGTACACCATACAGTATTGAACTTATGGACACGCTTGAGGCAAGGGAGGTATGTAAATAGTTATTATGAATGGAAGTCATACTACTGTTTCTAATTAATACAACCAATTTACGTCTCATAGATCATCGTGAAAGATTTCACCGCAAGATGTAAAGGAATAGTGCAAGAGGCGATGAAATGGGCTCCCCAAGCCACCAGATCACATCTGCAAGAATACGTAAATCAAATCCCATCTTCTGGATTGAAACACCATTCTGGATTATGTTTGTCCACGGACTCGGTCCTCGAGTTTGTAGATCTTGCTATTCCAGCTTCAGCGATACCAAATGTAAAATGATATTCTTTAATAACTAATATCTAAGAATGCCTCGTCTTGGAAGTAACGAAACTATATCATCGCTTGTTGTAGACTAATTCGTTAGATAAGCGACCACGCGGTCCAAAAGGCGCCAGCTCATGGCTTTTGTCGATGATGTCGACGCGATCGCGATACGCGGGAGAAATAGCAGGGATGTTATCGTTGGCTCAAACAGAATCATCTACCTCTGAAATATCCTTCGAAGAAATTAGGAATAAAGTAGTCGACTTGTTAATCGACGCTGTGTGGATGACTTGCCGATCTCGAAACGATGTTAAACATCATAGTGCGCTTTGGCGCGCCACTGCGCTATTAATCTCTATGCCTGGTAATTTAGAACAATTTCTATAGCATTCCATAAAGTtcttttcgaacttcaaaaCGTAAAATAACATTAACATATTTGCAGGTACACATAGACGCCTATTGCATACAGTAGCCTCCTCGCAAATTGAATTGTTCACTCCTGCAGCCATGACCACAGCAGTTGAATGCTGGCAATGGATACTCACTGTAAGGCCAGACTTAAAATTGCGCTTCTTGCAAGAGATGTTTGTCGCGTGGCAATACACCGTTGACAAACGGATGGGCCTCTTTGCACCAGACGAAGAGGAAGTCAATCCACTCGCAGTGTACGAGGGTTGTAAGTTAGGCCCACATGCTCCACAAGTAAGGCCTCACGACATTTGGGTCACGTTTATCGTGGAGCTAATCGAAACTGCTAAATATTGCTGTCAAGAAACGGTCGACATGATTGTCATATTGCTGCATCGATCGCTACCCATGACCGTTGGTGCTTCCGGTGAGGAACCCGGAATGAGTCGACACGTTGCTGCAGTTGGGGTGCGCTTCAAATTGCTTTCTTGTGGACTTCTCCTCCTTCAAGGGGATATTTTACCGAGGTATACTCAGTATGCAAATGCGATGAACATAAATCTTCAATTGATGACGCTGCATGTAGATTTTCTTCTAATTGTCTTTGCGAACTTGCAAATAATACATTCTATTCGCAGGACACTGAGTAAGAACGTGTTACGAGAACGCATATATTGCAATTGCTTGGACTATTTTTGTCGGGATCGTCAAGTACCAACGCAAGAATTGGAACAGCTGCACGAGGACTTGGTCACGCTTATTCGTTTCTGGCAAGTCagtaaaacgtatttttaaaATTGAAGACATATTGGTATCCTATTTAATTTTTTGTGCTTTCATAACGCGTACTTTATCGTACCGAGTAGGTGATGCATAGCGACAAAAAATATTTGGTAATGACTGGTAACGACAGCGAGTTTGAAATGCTAACGCCTCAGTCGTATTCAACCGGTGGTTTTGGACCGAGCGAAACGATTAGTTCTTTGAGTACCGCTTTAGGTACAACAAGTACCGAATTCTCGAAAACACCGACCAGCGTTTGGATTAATACAGTACCAATGTCTACCAGTACCAACACGCTGAGTAAACGTAGCAATCGTAGCAAACGCGTTATGAACGCAAACGTTTTTGTGAAAGATTACATAAAGAAAAGAAACTTGATTCTCGAGTTACTGGCCGTTGAAATAGAAATGTTATTGGTAAGTTTCTTTGTTCTTTTAGTTCTAAGCTGATTTTTATTTCTTGTCGCAAACAAAAGAATTGATGTTACTTAATATAATTTTAACGACAGGTTTGGAGAAATCCCAGTGGAAGACAAGAGCTCGCACTTCCAGGTGAATCCAGTATCGCAGAATGGCGCGCTAAAGGCATGAACGATCGATGGCGTGAATACACGCGTCTCGCGTGGGAGATCAGTCCTATCCTCGCTATATTTTTACCAGTTCGATTAAAGAATTCTGAAGTTATCATTAAAGAGATATGTGGACTGGTCCGCCAAAAACCTGTGCCAGTTATGCATGTCCCGGAAGCTTTACAATACCTCGTTACTACGGATACATTACTCAATGACGTACCTGAAGTAAGATATTAATCCTGAAtgatattactttcaaaagtttTGGGCGATTAACAGTCGTGATTAATTCTACGCATTACAGTTAGTGTACATGTTAACGTGGGAGAGAGTGTCGCCTATACAAGCACTTGCATACTTCTCCCGTCAGTTTCCTCATCATCCTATCTCTGCGCAATATGCAGTAGAGGTGCTAAGTAGTTATCCAGCAGATGCTGTACTTTTCTATATACCACAACTTGTACAAGCCGTACGCCATGATACTATGGGTTATGTGATCGAATTTATAAAGAAGATCGCCAAACGTTCTCAAGTAAGCACTATAAATATTGCTTAAGTCTATCATGAACAATTCAACTACTCTTACGATCGAGTACGGTCGAGAAACATCATCGCAGTATCCCAATAAATTGACACTTGACaaacatttattattattaacttTATTTATAGGTAGTGGCGCATCAATTAATTTGGAACATGTATACCAATATGTACATGGATGAGGATAAACAAGTAAAAGATTTTGTTCTCTACGATATACTGGATTCGCTCGTGAAAAATATTTTGGGATCATTGTCTGGTCCAGCGAAACAATTCTACGAAAGGGAATTTGACTTCTTCGAAAAGATTACAAATATTTCAGGCGAGATAAGGCCATATCCTAAAGGTCCTGAACGCAAAGCAGCTTGCTTGAGCGCTTTGTCAAAAATCATAGTACAACCTGGTTGCTATTTACCCTCTAACCCTGAAGCTATGGTAATTGATATTGATTATCAGAGTGGAACTCCTATGCAAAGGTAAAAAACATTACAATCTTAATATGATAACAGTTGTGGTCAATAGTGTTTCATATACCACTGTTATTTACAGTGCCGCAAAAGCACCATTTTTGGCGCGTTTCAAAGTACAAAAATATGGAATTAATGAGTTAGAGAATATTGCGTTAGCAGTATCAGCTAATGGCAAAGTAGATGAGAAAGAGAAGATGAAGAGAGAACTAGACAAAGAGTCTTGGCAAGCTGCTATTTTTAAAGTTGGTGATGATGTTAGACAAGATATGTTAGCTCTACAAGTAATCAGTATTTTCAAGAATATATTTCAAAAAGTTGGATTGAATCTATTCTTGTTCCCATATAGAGTAGTAGCTACAGCACCTGGGGTAAGTAGTTATGcaactttaagaagcactagatgatACATAAGATATGTATTGAAATGAATCTCAACATGAAATATTAATACGTGTTTCAGTGCGGTGTAATAGAATGCGTACCAAACGCAACGTCTCGTGATCAACTTGGTCGAACCACCGATATCGATATGCATCAATACTTCATTACGCGTTACGGGGATGAAACGACAAAGGAATTTCAGAACGCGCGACGCAATTTCGTAAAGTCAATGGCTGCCTACAGTGTGATTACGTATCTATTGCAAATAAAAGATCGCCATAATGGTAACATTATGTTGGACACCAAAGGACATATCATACATATCGATTTTGGATTCATGTTTGAAAGTTCCCCTGGTGGAAATCTAGGCTTTGAGCCTGATATCAAACTAACTGATGAAATGGTGCTCGTGATGGGAGGTAAAATGGAAGCCGCACCTTTCCGTTGGTTCATGGAACTGTGCGTGCAAGCTTTCCTCGCAGTAAGGTACATAGAGCCATAAACTTTTCTTTAAAAAAGGAATTtggtattttattaaaaatttttcTCATTTATTTCAAATGTTATTTTGCAGGCCTTACCAGGAGGCAATTATTTCTCTGGTTTCCCTAATGCTCGATACAGGATTGCCGTGTTTCCGTGGACAAACGATAAAACTTTTGCGCGGCAGATTCGTGCCGACAGCGACTGATCGCGAAGCGGCAGCCTATATGCTCAATGTAATACGCAACAGCTACCTCAATTTCCGTACGAAAACTTATGATATGATACAGTATTATCAAAATCAAATTCCTTATTAAATTCACGTTTCTAAGTGACTTCCGTTTCACGATTGTTAATTTATAACGATGAGATTCATTGTTTCTCGAAAGATTGTTGAACAAATTACACTGTGTACTACTTATATAGTCTTTCGAAAAAATAACTGAACTTTTTCAAAAGATAAAAAACATACTAGTAACACTACATTCTATATGAAAATCTTATATttggaaaatatatttttcattgataTTGCACGAAAGGTTCGACAATTGAAACTATTATCAATATCAATTTAAAACCTTACAGTTTTACAGCAGTGGGTGTATTTTCCAACTACAAAACTTTCATGTAGGTGATGTTATTCCTTTTTTTACTTTCGAAAGGTTTCATTATTTTTGTCGGAGACCTTGTATATTGTTAGACATAGCAGCATTGATTCTGCTGTCTGTACAAACCCCCCAAGTGTCAATGTTATATTCTTAGAGACGCATAAATTTTATGAAAGCATTAATGCTCTGTATGTATGTAACAATAATGTATTATATGGCTGCTGCGAAGCAGAAAATGTGTATAAGAGAGACATTCCTGTGTTTATTATTTATGTACTGTTATCGGTTAAACATTAAATGGGAAATAATTAAGTAACCTTTAACTTATTTATAAATATCTTATTAGCACTATTACATATACAATTCTTTTAAACTATTTTCATATCTGTCACGTGCTACAGACAAACCGCAAGTATTTTATTATATTCACTTTTCCTCTGTTTTACATGGGACATTGAGTTTTATTTGACTGGAATCAATTTTCCTAAGATAAATTTAATAATCACCATACAGAATTGCACTAAATATTTAGCATACTTTAAATTAAATGATAAATATTAAACTTATCGTATAAACTATTGCGCTCTAGATTATTCAAACTTTATAATATGtaacaaaattgaaaaatataattacCCTGATCCTATCTGTGCCTGTGAAAATAGCTCGATTGGTGGTTGAACAAGACGCCTAGCATCACGTGTGTAATAATATACTTTcgaagttttatgataaggtccTAAAGGTACATTCGGCATTGGTTGTGTACGTGCCGCAAGACCATCGGCGTGTCTTAAACTTTCTCTAATTGGTCTCTGCAATTTTTTATGTATAAATTTACCCAACTCAACTTAAACGGTCTTAACTTCGTTCCGCAACATTCGTCCGTCGTTTATGTATTTATTCTTGCGTAACATTATACAATATATTACACAAATATAACACTTCTCACAATATTCGAAACATAACCAACAAAATGAAAATATATAGATGTGACAAAATagaacttcaattaaatgtatagACGATTACTATCAACGATAATACGTTGTATTTCTATACAAAACCTAATTTTAACTATACATGTCGATAAAAAGGAAGAAAGTTACGTAATTTCTAGAAAAAAAGTATGTAATACAAAACAAACATTACTTACACCTCGACATATTTCTCGAAGCGTTTTTACGAGCGGTGTTACTGACCGATGCTCTACGGCTTTCGACATTTTTACTATTTAATTAATCGTTCACTTTAAAGAAATATTAACACAAATCACTGTTTGCAAGTAACATAACCGTTAAACATTACGCAGTAGTTGTCAACTCTGTCCCCAAGTTCGATACGATCCGATCGTGACGTCACTTATCGATCATTTCGACTTCCACTTATCGAGGGGAGTTGTTTCGAATTGCTTTATTTGAATAGCCTTTAGATCATGAAAAATAAAGAAACAGAATTCTTTCATATACGTTGTTAGAAATTAAAGATTATACCCTAATTGTAgaaattataaataaatatacttTTCTATTTTTATCGATATAAAATAAAGCCTATAATACCTAcaaacatctcgtttctatcgcTATCATTAAATATCATTTTCACTAAAAGTTTACAGTGTATTGAAAAGAAAATCACTCCGAATTAATCGAAATGTATAGAAATTCCCCACTGATTAAATAATAAAGTACGCCACCTTGAGCGTGCGATATAAACTAGCATATTCATATTCTCCTCTCGCGTAACCTCCGTTGAGTTTTTCGCTCGTCTTGTATTTACGATCATTGCTGGTCATTGATTGCAAGTTCACGGTGTACGCCATTACTCCGACTGAACGGTAAGATCATTGTTTTATTGGCTAAAGCGCTCGATGCACGATACGTCAGCGTATTTCCATTCGTGATTCAGCAAaacgataattatatcttataatttaaCCGTAGTTGTCGGTGAACAGTCGCATTACAGTCGTCATTCTCGTACGTTGTACTCGAGAAATTTCCGAAGATGGTCAAAGCCGTGTGCGTTCTTCAGGGTGATGCCAAAGGCACTCTCTACTTCGAGCAATCAGTAAATGATCTCTTCAATCACGCATTTACTATGATACTACGTCACGTtgaattatatttttaattctcGCATTTTAATTGTCGAATAGGATAGCTCTAACCCGGTGAAGGTCACGGGTCAGGTATCCGGTTTAAAAAAAGGATTGCATGGTTTTCATATTCACGAATTCGGCGATAATACTAACGGTAAgtgtaattattttttataaaaagcatcgctaaaaattatattataataattgAGAATAACTTAACTTATAAAAAATTGGAATGGATTAAACTGTAATGCTATTTGAAATGAACAGTTCACACGTGAACAGATAATATGAGTTTGTAAATAATTGCAATTCGTTCGAATTTATGTCTTTAAAGTTAATTGTTAATAGGAATACGAGAATTTTCATTCGTAGCTGATTGTTGTTAGGAAAAGGTGCAATGAAAGTTTAAAATTTTATCAAAAATTAATTCTTAAGGTCTTGCTCATTGATAAACTTGAATAGCTTATTTACCTAACATAGGCAATTGTTATCTAAGTACTAGAGTGATATAACCATGATATAAGTATAGAAAACTTTTGAATTTGCTCTGTTATCATGTTTGTTATATTCAACAGGTTGCACAAGTGCTGGAGCACACTTCAATCCATTAGGTAAAGATCATGGTGCTCCTGATTCAGATGTACGTCACATTGGAGACTTGGGTAATATTGAGGCAAACTCAGACGGTGTTGCCACTGTTAGCATAACTGACAAGTGTATTCAACTTCAAGGACCAAATAACATAATTGGCAGAACTCTTGTGGTAAGGCATTATGTAATAATTTCGTAACAAACTTTCCTATATTTTATGACATGCTGTACATAtaaataaaatttctattttttttcagGTTCATGCTGATCCGGATGATCTTGGCAAAGGTGGCCACGAATTATCAaaaacaacaggaaacgctggtGCACGTCTTGCTTGTGGTGTTGTTGGGATTACAAAAGCCTAAACATGTATATGTATACTCTAATACATCACTAAAAACTGATATGATTTTTTATTAGGGTGTATACGATATTATGGCTATTACAGTTTGAACATCAGTTCAGATATCATTCCTCAGTTGTAATATGAATCTTTTATGTATCTGTGGTACACTAATGTTGAAGCTTCAATAAAGTGAAATACTATGATGAATTTTTAAATGGATTATTACATCATTTATATAAAACAAAATTAAGGTAGCAATCTTTACCAAAATATATGCAGCTCGAGTAATCTGTATATACTTTAGATGATGGAATAGTAGGATGATACAAATAATGTTCAAAATATAACACACACTTATATGTGGAGAGGTATTGCATAATCGTAAACAAGATACAAGATATCAGATTTTTTTATATGAGCAAAC
This Xylocopa sonorina isolate GNS202 chromosome 12, iyXylSono1_principal, whole genome shotgun sequence DNA region includes the following protein-coding sequences:
- the LOC143429715 gene encoding NADH dehydrogenase [ubiquinone] 1 alpha subcomplex subunit 7 isoform X2 — encoded protein: MSKAVEHRSVTPLVKTLREICRGRPIRESLRHADGLAARTQPMPNVPLGPYHKTSKVYYYTRDARRLVQPPIELFSQAQIGSGQIKLNVPCKTEEK
- the LOC143429715 gene encoding NADH dehydrogenase [ubiquinone] 1 alpha subcomplex subunit 7 isoform X1; protein product: MSKAVEHRSVTPLVKTLREICRGRPIRESLRHADGLAARTQPMPNVPLGPYHKTSKVYYYTRDARRLVQPPIELFSQAQIGSGKIDSSQIKLNVPCKTEEK
- the Sod1 gene encoding superoxide dismutase 1, producing MVKAVCVLQGDAKGTLYFEQSDSSNPVKVTGQVSGLKKGLHGFHIHEFGDNTNGCTSAGAHFNPLGKDHGAPDSDVRHIGDLGNIEANSDGVATVSITDKCIQLQGPNNIIGRTLVVHADPDDLGKGGHELSKTTGNAGARLACGVVGITKA